A genome region from Festucalex cinctus isolate MCC-2025b chromosome 17, RoL_Fcin_1.0, whole genome shotgun sequence includes the following:
- the LOC144005547 gene encoding uncharacterized protein LOC144005547 isoform X2 produces MCAKRTATDVEELRGTKDENEHCRQLLHAARLCQQPRVGLCGADISEYVCLEQQEPEHLHIKKEDDGKEVPKEEEQQFPSIKKEEEPEHAYKEELKDPPYIKEEEQEDKDVDKMLKSEDGVSEASRWVEPSTTSSCQQMTTEGDGDHCGGSQADGLIAPLSESDDAMSDALQDENEDISEYVCPEQQEPEHLHIKKDDDREVPKKEQQQFPSIKKEEEPEHACMTEERKDPPYIKEEPEDKDVDMLPSTGVPLKSEDGASETSRWEEPSTSSSCQQMITQVDGDHRRGSQADGLLAPLSESDDAMSDALQDEEEAEGDMTCHTDNKRWKCSLCKKTLARKEYLRKHMKIHTGEKPFGCTVCGQRFSEKGTLKSHTRTHTGEKPFACTICEQRFSHKGHLKIHTRTHTGEKPYACSVCGQRFSQRGHLKLHTRTHTGEYPFICSLCGQRFSQRGHLISHTRTHTGENPFICSVCGQGFSQKGSLNIHTRTHTGEKPFACTICEQRFSRKGHLKIHTRTHTGEKPFACTICEQRFSHKLSLRIHTRNHTGEKPYDCSVCGKRFSAKGSLKFHKRTHTGENSFICSVCGQGFSQKGSLKSHTRTHTGEKPYACSICGKRFSVKGNLKIHTRTHTREKPFACNICEQRFSHKLSLKIHTRTHTGEKPYACSVCGKRFSVKGNLKSHTRTHTGENTRTHTGENSFICSVCGQGFSQKGSLNIHTRTHTGEKPFACTICEQRFSRKGNLIQHTRTHTGEKPFACTICEQRFSHNGNLMKHTRTHTGEKPFACSVCGQRFSHKYQVKKHKCAGEERSNQEACNENVWNSESESVNREMRETALIRETSLFEKKLT; encoded by the exons ATGTGCGCAAAAAGGACCGCAACTGACGTGGAGGAACTTCGTGGAACGAAAGACGAAAACGAGCATTGTCGTCAACTACTGCACGCGGCCAGACTTTGCCAGCAGCCTCGTGTTGGACTCTGCGgagcag ACATCAGTGAATATGTTTGTCTTGAGCAGCAGGAGCCGGAGCACCTTCACATTAAAAAAGAAGACGACGGCAAAGAGGTCCCCAAAGAGGAAGAACAGCAATTTCCTTCCATTAAAAAAGAGGAGGAGCCAGAGCATGCTTACAAAGAGGAGCTAAAAGACCCTCCCTACATCaaagaggaggagcaggaggacaAGGATGttgataagatgttgaagagTGAAGATGGTGTAAGTGAGGCAAGTAGATGGGTGGAGCCTTCAACCACCAGCTCATGTCAACAAATGACAACTGAAGGTGATGGAGACCACTGTGGAGGATCACAAGCAGACGGCCTCATAGCTCCACTGTCAGAAAGTGACGACGCTATGTCAGATGCTCTTCAGGATGAGAATGAAG ACATCAGTGAATATGTTTGTCCTGAGCAGCAGGAGCCGGAGCACCTTCACATTAAAAAAGATGACGACAGAGAGGTCCCCAAAAAGGAACAACAGCAGTTTCCTTCCATTAAAAAAGAGGAGGAGCCAGAGCACGCTTGCATGACAGAGGAGCGAAAAGACCCTCCCTACATCAAAGAGGAGCCGGAGGACAAGGATGTTGATATGTTGCCATCGACTGGTGTCCCCTTGAAGAGTGAAGATGGTGCAAGTGAGACGAGTAGATGGGAGGAGCCTTCAACCAGCAGCTCATGTCAACAAATGATAACTCAAGTTGATGGAGACCACCGTCGAGGATCACAAGCAGATGGCCTCCTAGCTCCACTGTCAGAAAGTGACGACGCTATGTCAGATGCTCttcaggatgaggaggaggctgAAGGTGATatgacatgtcacactgacaACAAACGCTGGAAATGTTCTCTGTGTAAAAAAACTTTGGCTCGTAAGGAATATTTGAGAAAACACATGAAAatacacactggtgagaaacccttTGGCTGCACAGTTTGTGGGCAAAGATTCTCTGAAAAGGGAACCTTAAAAagtcacacaagaacccacactggtgagaaaccttttgcgtgCACCATTTGTGAGCAAAGATTCTCTCAcaagggacacttaaaaatacacacaaggacccacactggagagaaaccttatgCCTGCTCTGTTTGTGGGCAAAGATTCTCTCAGAGGGGACATTTAAaattacacacaagaacccataCTGGAGAGTACCCTTTTATCTGCTCACTTTGTGGGCAAAGATTCTCTCAGAGgggacatttaataagtcacacaagaacccacactggagagaatccTTTtatctgctcagtttgtggccaaGGATTCTCTCAAAAGGGAAGCTTAAACattcacacaagaacccacactggtgagaaaccttttgcatgCACCATTTGTGAGCAAAGATTCTCTCgcaagggacacttaaaaatacacacaagaacccacaccggagaaaaaccttttgcgtgCACCATTTGTGAGCAAAGATTCTCTCACAAGTTAAGCTTAAGAATTCACACAAGaaaccacactggtgagaaaccttatgactgctcagtttgtgggaaaAGATTTTCTGCAAAGGGAAGCTTAAAATTTCAcaaaagaacccacactggagagaactCTTTcatctgctcagtttgtggccaaggattctctcaaaagggaagcttaaaaagtcacacaagaacccacactggtgagaaaccttatgCCTGCTCAATTTGTGGGAAAAGATTTTCTGTAAAGGGAAACTTAAAAattcacacaagaacccacactagagagaaaccttttgcgtgCAACATTTGTGAGCAAAGATTCTCTCACAAGTTAAGCTTAAAAattcacacaagaacacacactggtgagaaaccttatgcctgctcagtttgtgggaaaAGATTTTCTGTAAAGGGAAACTTAAAAAGTCAcacacgaacccacactggagagaacacaagaacccacactggagagaactCTTTTATCTGCTCAGTGTGTGGCCAAGGATTCTCTCAAAAGGGAAGCTTAAACattcacacaagaacccacactggtgagaaaccttttgcctgcaccATTTGTGAGCAAAGATTCTCTCGCAAGGGAAACTTAATacaacacacaagaacccacactggagagaaaccttttgcatgCACCATTTGTGAGCAAAGATTCTCTCACAATGGAAATTTAATGAAACACACAAGAactcacactggtgagaaaccttttgcctgctcagtttgtgggcaaAGATTCTCTCATAAGTATCAGGTGAAGAAacacaagtgtgctggtgaaGAACGCAGTAATCAAGAAGCTTGCAATGAAAATGTATGGAACTCTGAGTCTGAATCTGTTAATCGTGAAATGCGAGAAACTGCCTTAATCAGAGAAACCAGCCTGTTTGAAAAAAAGCTAACTTAA
- the LOC144005547 gene encoding uncharacterized protein LOC144005547 isoform X1 — MCAKRTATDVEELRGTKDENEHCRQLLHAARLCQQPRVGLCGADISEYVCLEQQEPEHLHIKKEDDGKEVPKEEEQQFPSIKKEEEPEHAYKEELKDPPYIKEEEQEDKDVDKMLKSEDGVSEASRWVEPSTTSSCQQMTTEGDGDHCGGSQADGLIAPLSESDDAMSDALQDENEGDMTCHTDNKRWKCYLCRKTFARKEFWKKHMKIHTDISEYVCPEQQEPEHLHIKKDDDREVPKKEQQQFPSIKKEEEPEHACMTEERKDPPYIKEEPEDKDVDMLPSTGVPLKSEDGASETSRWEEPSTSSSCQQMITQVDGDHRRGSQADGLLAPLSESDDAMSDALQDEEEAEGDMTCHTDNKRWKCSLCKKTLARKEYLRKHMKIHTGEKPFGCTVCGQRFSEKGTLKSHTRTHTGEKPFACTICEQRFSHKGHLKIHTRTHTGEKPYACSVCGQRFSQRGHLKLHTRTHTGEYPFICSLCGQRFSQRGHLISHTRTHTGENPFICSVCGQGFSQKGSLNIHTRTHTGEKPFACTICEQRFSRKGHLKIHTRTHTGEKPFACTICEQRFSHKLSLRIHTRNHTGEKPYDCSVCGKRFSAKGSLKFHKRTHTGENSFICSVCGQGFSQKGSLKSHTRTHTGEKPYACSICGKRFSVKGNLKIHTRTHTREKPFACNICEQRFSHKLSLKIHTRTHTGEKPYACSVCGKRFSVKGNLKSHTRTHTGENTRTHTGENSFICSVCGQGFSQKGSLNIHTRTHTGEKPFACTICEQRFSRKGNLIQHTRTHTGEKPFACTICEQRFSHNGNLMKHTRTHTGEKPFACSVCGQRFSHKYQVKKHKCAGEERSNQEACNENVWNSESESVNREMRETALIRETSLFEKKLT; from the exons ATGTGCGCAAAAAGGACCGCAACTGACGTGGAGGAACTTCGTGGAACGAAAGACGAAAACGAGCATTGTCGTCAACTACTGCACGCGGCCAGACTTTGCCAGCAGCCTCGTGTTGGACTCTGCGgagcag ACATCAGTGAATATGTTTGTCTTGAGCAGCAGGAGCCGGAGCACCTTCACATTAAAAAAGAAGACGACGGCAAAGAGGTCCCCAAAGAGGAAGAACAGCAATTTCCTTCCATTAAAAAAGAGGAGGAGCCAGAGCATGCTTACAAAGAGGAGCTAAAAGACCCTCCCTACATCaaagaggaggagcaggaggacaAGGATGttgataagatgttgaagagTGAAGATGGTGTAAGTGAGGCAAGTAGATGGGTGGAGCCTTCAACCACCAGCTCATGTCAACAAATGACAACTGAAGGTGATGGAGACCACTGTGGAGGATCACAAGCAGACGGCCTCATAGCTCCACTGTCAGAAAGTGACGACGCTATGTCAGATGCTCTTCAGGATGAGAATGAAGGTGATatgacatgtcacactgacaACAAACGCTGGAAATGTTATCTGTGTAGGAAAACCTTCGCTCGTAAGGAATTTTGgaaaaaacacatgaaaatacACACAG ACATCAGTGAATATGTTTGTCCTGAGCAGCAGGAGCCGGAGCACCTTCACATTAAAAAAGATGACGACAGAGAGGTCCCCAAAAAGGAACAACAGCAGTTTCCTTCCATTAAAAAAGAGGAGGAGCCAGAGCACGCTTGCATGACAGAGGAGCGAAAAGACCCTCCCTACATCAAAGAGGAGCCGGAGGACAAGGATGTTGATATGTTGCCATCGACTGGTGTCCCCTTGAAGAGTGAAGATGGTGCAAGTGAGACGAGTAGATGGGAGGAGCCTTCAACCAGCAGCTCATGTCAACAAATGATAACTCAAGTTGATGGAGACCACCGTCGAGGATCACAAGCAGATGGCCTCCTAGCTCCACTGTCAGAAAGTGACGACGCTATGTCAGATGCTCttcaggatgaggaggaggctgAAGGTGATatgacatgtcacactgacaACAAACGCTGGAAATGTTCTCTGTGTAAAAAAACTTTGGCTCGTAAGGAATATTTGAGAAAACACATGAAAatacacactggtgagaaacccttTGGCTGCACAGTTTGTGGGCAAAGATTCTCTGAAAAGGGAACCTTAAAAagtcacacaagaacccacactggtgagaaaccttttgcgtgCACCATTTGTGAGCAAAGATTCTCTCAcaagggacacttaaaaatacacacaaggacccacactggagagaaaccttatgCCTGCTCTGTTTGTGGGCAAAGATTCTCTCAGAGGGGACATTTAAaattacacacaagaacccataCTGGAGAGTACCCTTTTATCTGCTCACTTTGTGGGCAAAGATTCTCTCAGAGgggacatttaataagtcacacaagaacccacactggagagaatccTTTtatctgctcagtttgtggccaaGGATTCTCTCAAAAGGGAAGCTTAAACattcacacaagaacccacactggtgagaaaccttttgcatgCACCATTTGTGAGCAAAGATTCTCTCgcaagggacacttaaaaatacacacaagaacccacaccggagaaaaaccttttgcgtgCACCATTTGTGAGCAAAGATTCTCTCACAAGTTAAGCTTAAGAATTCACACAAGaaaccacactggtgagaaaccttatgactgctcagtttgtgggaaaAGATTTTCTGCAAAGGGAAGCTTAAAATTTCAcaaaagaacccacactggagagaactCTTTcatctgctcagtttgtggccaaggattctctcaaaagggaagcttaaaaagtcacacaagaacccacactggtgagaaaccttatgCCTGCTCAATTTGTGGGAAAAGATTTTCTGTAAAGGGAAACTTAAAAattcacacaagaacccacactagagagaaaccttttgcgtgCAACATTTGTGAGCAAAGATTCTCTCACAAGTTAAGCTTAAAAattcacacaagaacacacactggtgagaaaccttatgcctgctcagtttgtgggaaaAGATTTTCTGTAAAGGGAAACTTAAAAAGTCAcacacgaacccacactggagagaacacaagaacccacactggagagaactCTTTTATCTGCTCAGTGTGTGGCCAAGGATTCTCTCAAAAGGGAAGCTTAAACattcacacaagaacccacactggtgagaaaccttttgcctgcaccATTTGTGAGCAAAGATTCTCTCGCAAGGGAAACTTAATacaacacacaagaacccacactggagagaaaccttttgcatgCACCATTTGTGAGCAAAGATTCTCTCACAATGGAAATTTAATGAAACACACAAGAactcacactggtgagaaaccttttgcctgctcagtttgtgggcaaAGATTCTCTCATAAGTATCAGGTGAAGAAacacaagtgtgctggtgaaGAACGCAGTAATCAAGAAGCTTGCAATGAAAATGTATGGAACTCTGAGTCTGAATCTGTTAATCGTGAAATGCGAGAAACTGCCTTAATCAGAGAAACCAGCCTGTTTGAAAAAAAGCTAACTTAA